CTTACTTTTTTAGATTTATTTCCATTACGGTAATTATCTCTACTTTCATCTTGTCTATTTTTTTCTAAACCAATATGGTCATCCATTTCGGCTTCCATCATCTCTTTTAGTGTATTTCCTAACAAGTCTTTAAGAGCATCTTCGATATCTCTAACACTAGAAATATCATAATTATCAAGTAGTGCACGGACTACTTCTTTTTTCCCCTCAGTAGGTACTATTTTATGTACCTCTTTTTTTCTTTTAACCATAAGAAAAATCCTCCTTGATATATTTTATATTATATACCATAAGAGGATTTATTCAACCCTTATTTTTGATTTTTGAGAAGTTACAGACTTTTTACCGCACTCTCATTATTTAGAAAATTCAGTATCAAGTTCTATTATTTTTTTTGCAGTATGGTAATCTGTTATTAAAGTTGAAATCATATTTGAATTTAATAATCCTAATATTGCTTCTGCTTTGTCTACCCCTGTAGCAATAGCAACTCTATTTACTTTCTTATTGAATAATAAGTTTCTATCAACCGCAATAATATTATCATGTAATTTTGATTTTATTATACAACCGTTTTTATTAAAGAAATATCCTAATATATGACCCACTGCTTTCTTCTTTAATAACTCATTATAACTTTTTTTATCAAGCACATTACTCCATGATAATAAATTTCCAACACCAAGTATGGCAAGATTACATTTTTCACCTAATTCAAGAGTTTTTTGTAATAAATTATTATCGACAATAGAATTTTTTATAGAATTATTTTCTACATATAATGGTACAGTAGTGTGGACATATTGTGCCTTAAATTTATAAGCAAAATCTTTTGTTATTTCAGAACCGAAGTACAATGGGTTATTTATATTAATGTTTCCTGCTAATTGAATTATTTGAATATTTGTAAGATTTTTTTTTACATATAGTTCATCAACAACACCTCTTAGTGTTTTTCCCCATGTAACTCCTATAAGCATATTATTTTTAGCGATATTTTTTATATAATTTGCTGCTAATTGAAAAGTTTTAATATTTGCTTCTTCAAAATTATCATAATAAGTTTGTGCAATTCTAATATGTATTGATTTAAATTTTTTATTTAATGTTTGTTCTAAATTAATATCTCTTTCTAAAGGACTTTTAATTTTTATTTCTATTATTCCAAGATCTAATGCTTTTTTTAAAGCTCTAGATATTTGTGGTCTAGAAATGAATACTTCTTTTGAAATTTCTTCCTGTGTTTTTTTATCTTCATAGTACATTTTGGATATTTTTATAAGTAAGTCATAGTCTTTCAAATTCATAGAGAATACTTATCCCCAAAATATTTATTTATTGAATTAACAAAGGTATTGTCTAATTCTTTTATATTTATTAAATTTTTAGTTGTAGTAATTTTTGCAGAACATGATTGTGGGATTATTTTTGCCCATTCAGGAGTAGTTATTATTAAATCGCAGTTATTGATATAACCCATAGCCTCTCCTGCTGCACAAGAATTAACTTCAACATCGACATTATGATTACTAGCTATTTTTTTTAAATTAATTTTTAATAATGTACTTGTTCCCATTCCGTTACCACATATACATAAAATTCTAATCATATTTTTCTCCTTTTTAAATAATGTTAACCTGCTATAGGTAAACCTAAAAATGATCCAATAAATTTAAAGATATTTATTATTAACCACCATATAGAAACATAATCTGCACTTCCTTGCCACCATTGCATATCCATCACTTCTATTATAAACGCAGAACCAACAATTTGCAATACCCCAGTTATTAAACAAAAAACTATAGCAGCTTTATATCCACCATATTTATTTGCAAAAATTGCTATAGTAGCATTATCAAAGAATAAAGGGATAAATCCAGGTATTATAAATATTGGGAAACTAAATATAATTAAAAATCCTAACCCTAAAATTTGTCCAATTGTACCAAATAAGAATCCAAGCAAAACAGCTTTAGGTGAAAATGCAAATATAGCAGCACAATCTACTCCTGCAACAGCCCCAGGTAAAATTTTATCAGAAATACCTTTAAATGATACCATTATTTCCCCAACAAACATTCTAACTCCTGCTAATAATATATAAATATCAGCGGTTAATATTACAGAAATCCATGTTAAGAAAGTAAATGTGTTAGTTAAAGTTTTTTGATTTAATGCTTCACGTAATGCTTGAATACCATCATTACCCATGATTATAAATAATGTACCTACAGATATAAACATTATTATTAATGTAGCTATAACATTATCTTGGAAAACATTTAAAGATTCTGGTAATTTTTTATTTTCAATATTATCTTTTTCAGGATTTCCAAATAAATGTGAAAATTTAGAAGCCAGATAACTTATAAACATTTGTTGATGTGCTACTGTAAAGTCTGCACCAGTTACTTCATTTGTTGGTTTTATTAATAAAGTTGAACCAACGCCTTGATATATAGCTGTTATAATAGAAGCTATTATAATAGTAGGTATCATATTTAAACCTAAAAATCTCCACACTATATATGTGCTGATACCTGCTTGAACTAACATAACATTTCCTGTTAAAAATATAGATTTTATTTTTGTATATTTTCTAAATATAACAAATATAATATTTAATAAAAAAGTTAATAATAAGGTATATATTCCCCAAGTGGCTCCAGTACCACTACCTAAAATAGCATCCATTTTATTATACCCATTAATCATTGTAGGATATGTATTAAGTCCTGCTCCCTGTAATTTAGTAGCAATTTTTGTTACATTGATAATAGTATTGAAACGACTTATAAGTCCTCCAGCCCCAATACCTAAAATAAGAATACCAATAGATGCTTTAAATGCTCCTACTAAAGATTTACTTAGTTTTTCTCCTGTTGCTAAGTATCCTATTAAAACAATTATTCCCATTAATATAAATGGTTGACCAAAAATTTGTTTTAAAAATAAATTTAAAATGTAATCCAAAATATACCTCCCAAAATTTTAATTTAATACCAAACTGTAATTTACAGTGAAAGTTTGATTATATATACATGACCTATTTTATTACTATATTTTATCATGTTAAATAAAAAGGTAAATATTAATTAAAAAATTTATGAACAAATGTTCAAAAAAAATATATTAACTCTTTTGTTAGCTAATAAAAATGAATAGAATTATAATTAGAAAAAATAAAATTTAAAAATAAATAAAGGTATTAAAAAGTAAAAGTTCTTATTTTATAGAGATTTAATCAAAAAAATATGAACAAACGTTCAAAAAAAAATCAAATGTGTTGAATTAATATTTAATGGTGTTAAAATTAAATTAATACATGACGAAATAAAATTTAGGGGGAAATTATTATGGCTAAAATTAGAACAATATTAGGAGATATTGACGCAAAAGAGATGGGTTATACGATGCCACATGAACATATTTTAACATCACCAAAAGGGCATGGAACAAAAGTAGAAGAAGATCATTTGTTAAATGATTTAGAAAAGGCAATTCAAATGTGTAAAGAATATAAGGAAATTGGGGGTGGAACAATAGTTGAAGCAACACCTGAATCATGGGGTAGAAATGTCCCAGGAATGGTTGTAGTATCAAAAGAAACAGGAGTTCACATTATAGCGTGTACAGGTTATATATGTGAAGAACATGGAACAATGAAGGAAGATGTTAAAGATAAAACAATAGATGAAGTTGCAGCAGGGTTTGTAAGAGATATAGAAGTTGGAATGGATGGAACAACATATAAAGCAGGTTGGATAAAGGCAGGAACAGCATACAATCATATAACAGAAGCAGAAGAAAAAGTTATAAGAGCAGGTGCAAGAGCTGCAACTAAAACAGGTGTTTGTTTACATTTTCATACTGGTGTTGGAACAATGGGATTAGAAATAATAGAAATACTAGAAGATGAAGGATTTGATTTGACAAGAGCAATTATATCACATGTTGATAGAAATCCTGATTATTGGTACCATAAAAAAATGTTAGAAAAAGGTGTTTCGTTGATATATGATGGTCCAGGAAAAGCTAAATATTACCCTGATTCAATGAGAGTAGAATTAATTAAAAAAGTTGTTGCTGATGGTTATGAAAAACAATTAATGATTTGTAATGATATGGGAAGAAGATCACATCATACAGTTTATGGATATGGTCCAGGGTGGCAATTTATAAAACAAAAATTTTTATTAAGATTATTAGAAGAAGGTTTAACAAAAGAAAATATTGATAATTTTATGATACATAATCCCGCGAGAATGTATTCTTTAATAGAAAAATAGGAGGATTAATGAAACCTAAAATACAATTAGCATTAGATGTTAGAGAGTTAGACAAAGTTTTAAATATTTGTGAATCTATAATTGATGATGTTGATATAATAGAATCAGGAACTCTACTGTGTTTATCAGAAGGAATGCAAAGTATAAAAACACTTAAAAATAGATTTCCAAACACAAAAATATTAGCTGATATAAGAATAATGAAAGCAGGTAAAGTTTTATCTGAACTTGCATTTGATAATTGTGCAGACATTATTACTTTAATTAGTGATGCAACAGATGAAACATTATTTGCGGTAAAAAAAGTATGTGATGAAAGAAAAAAAGAAGTTCAAATTGAAATTAATGATAAGATAGATGAGAGAAAAATAAAACTTTGGAAAGAAATAGGAATAAATAAATTAATTTTGCATAGAATGTCAGAGGTAGTAAGTGCTGATGAAAATTCAACTATTTCAATATTAGAGTTACTTGAATATTTAACAAAAAAAGAATTTGAAATTATGATAACAGGTGGAATTTCTATAAATGAAATTAAACTATTTAAAGATTATAATATAGGGGCATTTATATTGGGTAGAAGTATAGTTAAAGCTGATGACCCTAAAAAAGCAATAAAGAATTTTAAAGTGGAAATTGATAAAAATTTTGAATGAGGTTAATTATGAAAAAAAATTATGATGAAATAAAAAGAATAGCAAATTATACTAGACAGTTAGTTTTAGGATTAACCATTGAAAAAAATGGCTGTTATTTATCACAAGCACTTTCTTCAGCAGATATTTTTGCATCGCTATATAATAATATAATGAATATAACAGAAAGTAAAGGTAAAATGATACCAGATCCTATAAAAGGATTACCTGGTGATTTTGAAACTTACCATACTGGTGAAATATATAATGGAGAAATAGGCTCTGATTATGATAGATTATTTATATCTCCATCACATTATGCAGCTACAGTTTATGCATCGTTAGTATCTTCAAATAGAATGTCAAAAGAAGCATTAAAACAATTTAATACAGATGGAAGCACAGTAGAAATGATTGGAGCAGAACATTCTCCAGGTTTTGGATTAACAACTGGTTCTTTTGGGCAATGTATATCACAAGCTGCTGGAATTGCATATGCTAGAAAATTAAAAAAAGAAAAAGGAAAAGTTTATGTGTTTTTATCAGATGGTGAATTACAAGAAGGACAAACTTGGGAAGCAATGCAAGCTATAGCATTTCATAAAATAGATAATTTAGTAGTTTATGTTGATGTTAATGGACAACAAGTTGACGGAGCAACAAAGGATGTTATGAATATAGAACCAATAAATAAAAGATTTGAAGCATTTGGAGCAAAAGTATTGATTGTTGATGGGCATAATATTAAAGATTTATGTGAAGCTAGTAAAAAAGAAGAAAAAGGAAAATCATTAGTTGTACTTTGTTATACAAATCCATGTGAAGGTTTACCTTTATTAAAAGAAAAAAAGCCTAAATTACATTATGTTAGATTTACTGAAAAAGAAATGCCTAAATATGTAGAAGTATATAAAAATATGAATTTTGGAAGGGAATAGTATGGAAATATTAAATCAAGTACATAATAATAATTTGATAAAATGGGCGAAAAATAGACCAGAAGTTTTAGTTTTATCAGGAGATTTAACTGGATCAACAGAAATAGATTTGTTTAAAAAAACTTATCCAGATAGATTTATATCTATGGGTTTGGGTGAACAAAATATGTTAAGTTTTGCAGGAGGCTTGGCTAGGGAAGGATATATTCCATTTTTACATACATTTGCAGTATTTTTATATCGTAGACCATATGATCAACTTGCAATGAGTGTATGTTATCCTAATTTAAAAGTCAGAATTTTCGGGTTTTTACCAGGATTAATGACTCCAGGTGGAGTTACTCATCAAGCTATAGAAGATATAGCAACATTAAGAGGTTTACCTAACTTAACAATTTTAGAAGTCGGAGATGCTACTGAAGTTGAATCAGTATTAGATGCTACTGAAACAATAAATGGACCAGTTTATATAAGAATGCTGAGAGGAGAAATACCTAGATTATTTGATAAATCAGAACCTTTTAAAGTTGATAAGGTTAGAGTAATAAATGATGGAGAAGATATAACATTATTTTCTAGTGGATCTTCAACAGAAGAAGCTATGAGAGCAATAGAAATAATAGAAAGTAAAGGAATTTCTGTAAGACATGTTCATGTATCTACTTTAAAACCTTTTAATGATAGCGAGATATTAAATTCTATAAATAAAGCTAAATATGGAATAATAACAATGGAAAATCATAATATTATTGGTGGATTAGGGACTTGTGTATCAGAAGTTATGGCTCAAAATGGATGTTCAAAAAAATTATATAGAATAGGGATAAAAGACAGATACGGATTTGGATCTTCATTTAATTATTTAAAAAAGAAATATGAAATAGATGCTAGAGCATTAATAAATAAAATAGAAGAAATAATGAATGTGAATTTGAATATAAGTGATAATGAAATAAAAGAAGTAAGAATTCAAACGATTAAATCTATACCTAGTGATCAATTAGAAGCATTATAGTATAAATGTAGGGGGAAATATGTTATTAATGGAATTAAGAAAAAGAGTTTATGAAGCTAATATGGAACTTTTATATAATAATTTAGTTAGATGGACTAGTGGAAATGCAAGTGCAATAGATGAAAAAACTAGATATGTTGTTATAAAACCAAGTGGGGTTAAATATAAAGATTTGAGTCCAGAAAATATGGTGATAGTAGACCTAGAGGGGAATATAATAGAAGGAGATTTAAAACCTTCTGTTGATACAGCTTCACATTTATATGTATATAGACATAGAAAAGATATTGCAGGAATTATACATACACATTCACCTTATGCTACTTCATTTGCAGTTAGAGGAGAAGATTTGGAAATATTTACTACAACATCAGCGGCTCAGTTTGGAAAAACTATAAAATGTTCAGGTTTTGCTCTTATAGGAGAAGAAGAAATAGGTAAGGAAATAATTGATAAAATAGGAGATAATTCAGCAATTTTAATAAAAAATCATGGAGTATTTACTATTGGTAATTCAGTTGAAAGTGCATTAAAATCAGCAGTTTTGCTAGAAGAAACAGCGGAAGTTGTTCATTTTGCTAAATTAAGAGGATCAATAAATAAATTAGATAAAAAAATTATTGAAGAAGGTTATAGAAGATATCATTCACAATATGGACAAAAAAATAATGTATAAAATTTCAGAGAGTATTTTAAATATTTACTTTCTAATTTTAGAATATGATATTAAAGATACAAAAATGTTGAAAGTTAGGACAATACAATAATAAAAAGTTGTAGAAAATTAATAAAAATATAATATTTGATAAAAAAGTAAAATAAAATTATTTTTTACATTATCAAGTGAAAATCCATATATACAATTATGTTAAGTATTGTAAAAAAGGAGGACATTATGAAGCGATTTTTCTTAGAGTTAAAAAATATTTCAAAAACATTTCCAGGAGTAAAAGCACTTGATAATGTTAGATTTGATATATATCCAGGAGAGGTACATTCATTAGTAGGTGAAAATGGTGCAGGTAAATCTACATTAATAAAAATAATAACAGGTGTATATCAACCTGATAAAGGTTCAGAAATATTTATTGAGGGGAAAAAAGTTTCTATAAATAGTGTTATAGATTCTATTAGAATGGGTATATCAGTAATATATCAAGATTTTAGTTTGTTTTCTAATTTAACAGTAGCTGAAAATATTATGATTAATCAATTAATAGAGAGAAAATCTAAATTAGTTAATTGGAATAGAATAATAAAAAAATCACAGGATGCATTAAATATAATAAAATCTGACATTAATCCAAGAGAAAAAGTCGAAAATTTATCTATTGCAAAGCAACAAATGGTTGCAATTGCAGGAGCTGTTGCTCAAAATTCAAAAATGATTATAATGGATGAGCCAACATCAGCGTTATCAAGATCTGAAATAGATAACTTATATACAATAATAGATAGGCTGGTCAAAAAAAATATAGCAGTAATGTTTGTGTCGCATAAAATGGATGAATTATTTAGATTAAGCGATAGATTTACAGTATTTAGGGATGGGCAATACATAGATACAATTAATAAAGGGAATATTAATAGAAAAGGTTTAATTAATAAAATGGTAGGACGTAATGTTGAAATTATTAATTATGCAAATATAAAAGAAAAATCAGAGATAGTTTTAGAAGTTAAAAATTTAACGAAAAGAGGAAATTATAAGGATGTAAACTTTAAGTTATATAAAGGAGAAGTTTTAGGAATAACTGGTCTTGTAGGAGCGGGACGTTCAGAAATGATTCAAAGTATTTTTGGAATAACAAATGCAGATGAAGGAGAAATTTATATAAATGGGAAATTAGTTGATATAAAACATACATGGGATGCAATATCTCATAAGATAGCATATGTTCCAGAAAATAGGCAAACCCAAGGATTAATATTAGATTATTCATTAGAAGACAATATCTCATTGCCAGTATTAAAAAAATATGTGAATAAATATGGTGTTGTAAATAAAAAAAATCAAGGTGAAAAAATTCAAAAATTAATGGATAAACTTGATGTAAGACCAAATAATAAAACTTTGTTAGCGAAACAACTTTCAGGAGGAAATCAACAAAAAGTTGTAATTTCTAAATGGTTAGGGACAAATGCTGAAATAGTTATTGTTGATGAACCAACAAATGGTGTTGATATAGGAGCTAAAGTTGAAATTCACAAAATTTTAAGAGAATTAGCAGAAAGTGGGAAATCTGTAATTGTTATATCATCAGAATTGCCGGAAGTTATGTCTATTAGTGATAGAATCCTTGTGATGAGAAGAGGGAAAATAAGTGGAGAATTTATTAATAATGGTTTAACACAAGAAATGATAATGGATAAAGCAGTAGCTAATAATTAAGGAGGGAAAATGATTAATAGATTATTAAAACAAAAAGAAACTTTACTTATATTAATAGTAATAATTCTTTCTACAATTATAGCGTTAATAAATCCTACATTTTTAAAAATAGAAAATTTTGTTGATTTAATGAAAGGAAATTCTGTTTTAGGTATAATGGCATTAGGGATGTTAATAGTTTTAATATCGGGAGGTATTGATCTTTCTATAACTGGAATTATAACATTAACATCAGTTATAACGGGAATTTTATTAAGAAATACAACATTTAGTTTAGGGTTGATAATATTAATATGTGTACTTGTAGGAGGTTTTGTAGGATTAATTAATGGTTTAATTATTACAAGATTTGAAATACCACCAATAGTAGTAACTTTAGGAACAAATAGTATATTAATGGGACTAATTTTATATGAAACAGAGGGTAATATGATAACAGGGTTACCGCAATGGTTTAAAAATTTTGGAGTACTTTCTATATTTAAAATCGGGAATTTAAAATTACCAATACAAACATTTCTATATTTAATAGTATTTTTATTAGTGTTTTTATTAATAAATTATACAGTTATAGGTAGAGGGTTTTATGCAATTGGAGGTAATGAAATTTCTGCAATGAGAGTAGGATATAATGTAAAACTAATAAGAACATTAGTATATGTTTTTAATGGTATGCTTGTAGGATTTGCAGGAATAATAAATACTTCTATAGTACAAGGTGTAAATCCTAATACTTATATAGGAACAGATATGCTAGTTATTTCTATTGCTGTAATTGGGGGAGCCAGCATTTTAGGTGGAGTAGGAACAGTAACTGGGACACTTTTAGGAACAATATTAATGGCAATTATTAATAATGGTTTAATATTGGCAAAAGTTCCTACATTTTGGCAAAAAATAGCAATGGGAGTAATTATTTTAATTGCCATTTCTATTGATATTTTGAATTACAAAAAACAAAAATTAAAACTTATTAAAGTTGATATTGAGGATTAGGAGTAGGTTATGATAAAAAATAAATTTAAAAAATTATTATTAAAATCCGAAGGTATGCTTTTTATTATATTTTTAATAACATTTTTTGGAGTTGGATTATTTAACCCAGAAAAATTTTTAACAATAAATAACTTGACTTCTATGGCTTTTCAAATACCAGAATTAGGTCTATTAGCATTAGCTATGATGGCTATAATTTTGACCGGAGGAATCAATTTATCTATAGCGGCAACCGCTACATTTTCAAGTATAATAGGAGCCTTATTTTTAAGAAGTGATTTTGCAAAAGCTAATCCAATAATTTCTATTTTAATAACAGTTATAATAATAATGTTAGTATCACTTGTCGCAGGAATAATAAATGGATTTTTTGTAGCTTATGTGGGAGTTACAGCAATGTTAGCAACATTGGGAACAATGACTTTATTTGAAGGGATTGGTCTAAATATTACAAAAGGGGGAGCAGTTTCAGGCTTTCCATTGGAATTTATAGCAATAGGAAATAAAATATTTCTAGGGATACCTATACCTATGATGATATATATAATAGTGTGTATTTTTAGTTATTTTTTATTAGAACGTTCAGCATTTGGAATTAAAGTTCATATGTTAGGAAGTAATAGTGTTGCATCAGAATTTTCAGGAATAAATGTAAAATGGGAAATATTTAAAATATACTTATATTCTGCAATTATGAGTGGAATTGCAGGAATTATAATGATGTCTAGATATAATTCGGCTAAAACTGATTATGGTTCATCATACTTAATGCAAGCAATTACAGTAGTTGTATTAGGTGGAACAAGTATTACAGGAGGTCATGGAACAGTTCTTGGAACAGTAATATCGGTATTGATTATACAAGTTGTATCAACAGGATTAAATATAATAGGTATTAATAGAAATATAGTTGATATTGTAATAGGTGGACTTTTAATATTAGTGTTAATAGTTAAATATTTTATAAAAAAATATAAAAATGAATAAAAAAATTAATATGTGGAAACACAAGAAGGAGAGAAATATGAAAAAAATTAGTAAATTTGTTACACGTTTCGTATCAACAATTTTATTATTAGGTGCATTTGTTGCATGTGGTAAAAAAGAAGAGATTCAGACTGCTAAAAAAGAAAATAAGAAATTAACTATTGCTATTATGCCTAAATTAGTAGGAATTCCTTATTTTAATCAAACAAGTGAAGGAGCTGAAAAAGCAGGAAAAGATTTAGGGGTAGAAGTAATATATACAGGTCCTACAAAAGCAGATGCTGCAGAACAAGTTAAAATGATTGAAGATTTGATCAATAGAGGAGTAGATGCTATTGCAGTTGCTCCAAATGATCCAGCAGCGGTTATACCTGTATTACAAAAAGCAAAAGCTGCTGGTATAGTTGTATTAGACTGGGATACTCCAACAGATATTGCAATAGTTGATGCTTCTGTTCGTCAAATTGATGATAAAGAAATAGGAGAAAAAATTATACAAAAATTAGTAGAATATATGGGAACAGATGAAGGGGATTATGCAATAGTAACTGGTGGATTATCAGCAGAAAACTTAAATAAGTGGATACAATTTGGATTGGATTATAGCAAAGAACATTATCCAAAATTAAATTTGGTAACAGATAAAATACCTACTGATGAAAAACAACAAGAGGCTTATTCAAAAACTTTGGATTTAATTAAAGCTTATCCTAATATTAAAGGAATTGCAGGATATTCAACTGTAGCTCCATTAGGAGTTGCTCAAGCTATAAGAGAAAAAGGATTACAAGATAAAATTGCAGTAGTAGGAAATGCAGTTAAAGAAGATGCTCAAGATTTTTTAAGTGATGGTTCATTAGATGCTGGTGTATTATGGAATCCAAAAGATTTAGGATATTTGACAATAAGTGTTGCTAAAGCTTTGTTAGAAGGTAAAGAATTAAAAGATGGTATGGAAGCTGAGGGATTTGGTAAAATTTCAGTTAAAGAAGGTAAAATTATAATAATGGGACCATCTTCAGTATATGAAAAATAAAAAAATAGGGGTGATGCTAGATGAAATATTTATTAGGAATAGATAATGGAGGGACATTTTCAAAGGCAGCATTGTTTGATGAAAATGGGAATCAAATATCTATGCATAGTGCTCCTA
This portion of the Oceanivirga salmonicida genome encodes:
- a CDS encoding transposase, yielding MVKRKKEVHKIVPTEGKKEVVRALLDNYDISSVRDIEDALKDLLGNTLKEMMEAEMDDHIGLEKNRQDESRDNYRNGNKSKKV
- a CDS encoding sugar-binding transcriptional regulator, with protein sequence MNLKDYDLLIKISKMYYEDKKTQEEISKEVFISRPQISRALKKALDLGIIEIKIKSPLERDINLEQTLNKKFKSIHIRIAQTYYDNFEEANIKTFQLAANYIKNIAKNNMLIGVTWGKTLRGVVDELYVKKNLTNIQIIQLAGNININNPLYFGSEITKDFAYKFKAQYVHTTVPLYVENNSIKNSIVDNNLLQKTLELGEKCNLAILGVGNLLSWSNVLDKKSYNELLKKKAVGHILGYFFNKNGCIIKSKLHDNIIAVDRNLLFNKKVNRVAIATGVDKAEAILGLLNSNMISTLITDYHTAKKIIELDTEFSK
- a CDS encoding PTS sugar transporter subunit IIB — its product is MIRILCICGNGMGTSTLLKINLKKIASNHNVDVEVNSCAAGEAMGYINNCDLIITTPEWAKIIPQSCSAKITTTKNLINIKELDNTFVNSINKYFGDKYSL
- a CDS encoding PTS transporter subunit IIC; translation: MDYILNLFLKQIFGQPFILMGIIVLIGYLATGEKLSKSLVGAFKASIGILILGIGAGGLISRFNTIINVTKIATKLQGAGLNTYPTMINGYNKMDAILGSGTGATWGIYTLLLTFLLNIIFVIFRKYTKIKSIFLTGNVMLVQAGISTYIVWRFLGLNMIPTIIIASIITAIYQGVGSTLLIKPTNEVTGADFTVAHQQMFISYLASKFSHLFGNPEKDNIENKKLPESLNVFQDNVIATLIIMFISVGTLFIIMGNDGIQALREALNQKTLTNTFTFLTWISVILTADIYILLAGVRMFVGEIMVSFKGISDKILPGAVAGVDCAAIFAFSPKAVLLGFLFGTIGQILGLGFLIIFSFPIFIIPGFIPLFFDNATIAIFANKYGGYKAAIVFCLITGVLQIVGSAFIIEVMDMQWWQGSADYVSIWWLIINIFKFIGSFLGLPIAG
- a CDS encoding phosphotriesterase family protein, whose translation is MAKIRTILGDIDAKEMGYTMPHEHILTSPKGHGTKVEEDHLLNDLEKAIQMCKEYKEIGGGTIVEATPESWGRNVPGMVVVSKETGVHIIACTGYICEEHGTMKEDVKDKTIDEVAAGFVRDIEVGMDGTTYKAGWIKAGTAYNHITEAEEKVIRAGARAATKTGVCLHFHTGVGTMGLEIIEILEDEGFDLTRAIISHVDRNPDYWYHKKMLEKGVSLIYDGPGKAKYYPDSMRVELIKKVVADGYEKQLMICNDMGRRSHHTVYGYGPGWQFIKQKFLLRLLEEGLTKENIDNFMIHNPARMYSLIEK
- a CDS encoding orotidine 5'-phosphate decarboxylase / HUMPS family protein, whose amino-acid sequence is MKPKIQLALDVRELDKVLNICESIIDDVDIIESGTLLCLSEGMQSIKTLKNRFPNTKILADIRIMKAGKVLSELAFDNCADIITLISDATDETLFAVKKVCDERKKEVQIEINDKIDERKIKLWKEIGINKLILHRMSEVVSADENSTISILELLEYLTKKEFEIMITGGISINEIKLFKDYNIGAFILGRSIVKADDPKKAIKNFKVEIDKNFE
- a CDS encoding transketolase — protein: MKKNYDEIKRIANYTRQLVLGLTIEKNGCYLSQALSSADIFASLYNNIMNITESKGKMIPDPIKGLPGDFETYHTGEIYNGEIGSDYDRLFISPSHYAATVYASLVSSNRMSKEALKQFNTDGSTVEMIGAEHSPGFGLTTGSFGQCISQAAGIAYARKLKKEKGKVYVFLSDGELQEGQTWEAMQAIAFHKIDNLVVYVDVNGQQVDGATKDVMNIEPINKRFEAFGAKVLIVDGHNIKDLCEASKKEEKGKSLVVLCYTNPCEGLPLLKEKKPKLHYVRFTEKEMPKYVEVYKNMNFGRE
- a CDS encoding transketolase family protein, whose product is MEILNQVHNNNLIKWAKNRPEVLVLSGDLTGSTEIDLFKKTYPDRFISMGLGEQNMLSFAGGLAREGYIPFLHTFAVFLYRRPYDQLAMSVCYPNLKVRIFGFLPGLMTPGGVTHQAIEDIATLRGLPNLTILEVGDATEVESVLDATETINGPVYIRMLRGEIPRLFDKSEPFKVDKVRVINDGEDITLFSSGSSTEEAMRAIEIIESKGISVRHVHVSTLKPFNDSEILNSINKAKYGIITMENHNIIGGLGTCVSEVMAQNGCSKKLYRIGIKDRYGFGSSFNYLKKKYEIDARALINKIEEIMNVNLNISDNEIKEVRIQTIKSIPSDQLEAL
- a CDS encoding L-ribulose-5-phosphate 4-epimerase, which codes for MLLMELRKRVYEANMELLYNNLVRWTSGNASAIDEKTRYVVIKPSGVKYKDLSPENMVIVDLEGNIIEGDLKPSVDTASHLYVYRHRKDIAGIIHTHSPYATSFAVRGEDLEIFTTTSAAQFGKTIKCSGFALIGEEEIGKEIIDKIGDNSAILIKNHGVFTIGNSVESALKSAVLLEETAEVVHFAKLRGSINKLDKKIIEEGYRRYHSQYGQKNNV
- a CDS encoding sugar ABC transporter ATP-binding protein gives rise to the protein MKRFFLELKNISKTFPGVKALDNVRFDIYPGEVHSLVGENGAGKSTLIKIITGVYQPDKGSEIFIEGKKVSINSVIDSIRMGISVIYQDFSLFSNLTVAENIMINQLIERKSKLVNWNRIIKKSQDALNIIKSDINPREKVENLSIAKQQMVAIAGAVAQNSKMIIMDEPTSALSRSEIDNLYTIIDRLVKKNIAVMFVSHKMDELFRLSDRFTVFRDGQYIDTINKGNINRKGLINKMVGRNVEIINYANIKEKSEIVLEVKNLTKRGNYKDVNFKLYKGEVLGITGLVGAGRSEMIQSIFGITNADEGEIYINGKLVDIKHTWDAISHKIAYVPENRQTQGLILDYSLEDNISLPVLKKYVNKYGVVNKKNQGEKIQKLMDKLDVRPNNKTLLAKQLSGGNQQKVVISKWLGTNAEIVIVDEPTNGVDIGAKVEIHKILRELAESGKSVIVISSELPEVMSISDRILVMRRGKISGEFINNGLTQEMIMDKAVANN